CCTCGTGACCGCGGTAGGCCGACTTGCCGATTTCGCACATGCCGATACATCCATCCACGCAGGTCACACACATGCCGGAGGTCGGCACAATCGAATCCTCGGTGCGGTTCTTGGTCAGGGTGGCCGCCGAGGCATTGATTCGTGACAGTGTCATTGTTGCCATTCCTTTCTATTTAACTTCGCTTTCTTTTCTGATTTCACAGGCTACGCAGGGTTTCATGTAGCACATCATATCGTGGAACTGTTCTTTCTCAATGCAGGGCGGCTCCAGGTTGGCGCACCCGCCACAGATCGCCTTAGTGGGATCCGAGAAGGTGCAGCGAAGCTGGCAGGCCGGGCAGACATAGATGCACCCGCCGCAGAGGCGACAGACGGACGATTTGATGTCGAACGGCGTGCCGACACTGCGGCGATGGCCTCGCGCCCGGAAACCGATCGCGCCCGCCATCATCTGCTCTTTGCACATCCTCACGCACAGGCCGCACAGGATACAGTCTTCGTACTCCTGGCGGAAACGCTGCTGCCTTACGCCGTGGGCGGACGCCAGATCCTGGATAGTCTTCGACTGCGGACAGGACGCCAGCAGCAGCTCGATGGTCATCTTTCGCGCCCGGATGACACGCTCGGAGGCCGTACGGACTTTGAGACCTTCCTGCACCGGATAAGTGCACGAGGTCACCAGGCGTGAATTCGGCTCATCACCCACTTCGACCAGGCAGAGCCGGCAGGCGCCGTACGGAGTGAGACCGTCCATGTGGCAGAGGGTCGGAATGGGGAAGCCGATGAATTTGGCGGCTTCAAGAATGGTCGTGCCTTTGTCGACCGTCACCGGAAGGCCGTTGATCTTGAGTGTTATCATGACAGTTTTCCTCCCATCACCGCCTCGGGTGTGGCGACAGGTTCGGCTTTCTTGCATTTGGTGAATTCGAGGTCGCACCGCAGGCAGCGAAGCGACTCGCGCGACGCCTCATCGACCGACAACGATACCTCCACTTCGGCAAAATTGCGGCGGCGCCATTCCACTGACGCGCGCGGGGTTTCAACGCGTCGCGTTTCCATCCCGGCGGACTCAGCCGCGAGCGGCTCGACATAGACATCGGGAACGTTTGGCTCGGCGAACGGCTGGGCCATCTCCTGCTTGAGGAGATACCGGGCGATCATTACCGCAGCTTTCTTGCCGGCGGCGACAGCCTCGACAACCGTGTTCGGACCGGTAACCACGTCGCCGGCGGCAAACACGCCGGGTCGGTTTGTGATCATCGTCTTGCTGTCGACTCTTACCGTGTTGCGGACGGTGGTGTCGATACCACTGGATTGAGCCGGGCCGATGCAGTCGATTCCGGAATCCTCACCGATGGCCACTACTAGTGTGTCGAGAGGAATCGTGAACTCAGAGCCGGGAATCGGCACGGGGCGTCGGCGGCCGCTCGAGTCCGGTTCGCCTAATTCGTTGCGGTTGCATTCGAGACCGGTGATGCGCCCCTTTTCGGAGAGGATGCGGGTCGGTGCGACCAGTGTGATTATCTCGATGCCTTCCTGATCGGCGGCCTCGATTTCCTCCGGGAAAGCGGGCATTTCCTCGCGGGTGCGGCGATAGAGGATAGTCACTTTCTCGACATCCTTCTGGCGCAGCGCCATGCGAGCGGCATCGAAAGCCGAGTTGCCGCCGCCGATTACACCCACCTTGCCCTTAGCCTGGGATTTCTGTCCCAAATTGAACGCTTTGAGGAACTCGATGGAGGGGAAGACACCTTCAACGTTTTCATTGTCTACTTGCAACAGCTTGCTCTTGTGCGCACCCATGGCGAGCAGGATTGCCTGGTAGCCATCGCGGAAGAGCGAGTCAACCGAGATTTCCTTACCGAGCGAGGTGTTACAACGCAACTCGATGTTTTCGTCCATGAGCGAGGCAATTTCCTTCTCGATCGTTTCACGCGGGAGGCGGTACGATGGAATCGCGCAGGTCAACATGCCGCCGGGTTTGCTCTCGGACTCAAAAACCGTCACGCGGCACCCTTTGAGCGAAAGGTAGTGCGCGGTGGTCAGGCCGGCCGGGCCGGAACCGATAATTGCCACTCGTGGGGCCGGACCTGACGGCCAGGTGTGCCGAACCGGCTTATAGGCCGACGGCTCGGTGCGGTCGGTGATAAAGCGCTTGAGAGCGCGGATGGCGATGGCATCGCCGCCACTCGTGCCTGCCCGACAGCGGCTCTCACACGGGTGATGGCAGACACGGGCGCAGACCGATGGGAACGGGTTGGCCTCGCGAATGACCGTGTAGGCCTGGTCGTATTCACCCCGGCCAATATGCGCCACATACCGCCAGGCTTGCGTGCCGAGCGGGCAGGCGGTCTGGCAGGGGGCGCCCACCAGGTCCTTGCACACATAGGCGCGGCAGCGCTTCTCGATTATGTGTTCTTCGTATTCGTGGCGGAAATACCGCAGCGTGCTTAGCACCGGGTTAGGAGCCGACTGCCCCAGGCCGCACATGGTCGAGTCTCTTACAACCAGGGCGAGTTCTTCGAGAAGATCGAGATGCTCAAGTGTCGCGTTGCCTTTCGTGATGTCGTCGAGAATCTCGTACATGCGCTGGGTTCCCTTGCGACAGGTGAAGCACTTGCCGCAGGACTCGTCCATGAGGAATTTCATGAAATAGCGGGCGACATCGACCATGCAGGTGTTTTCGTCCATCACGATCATGCCGCCCGAGCCCATGATCGAGCCGGCCGCGGTGAGGCTGTCGTAGGTGATTGGCAGATCGAACATGGAGGCGGGAATGCATCCGCCAGATGGCCCGCCGGTCTGCACCGCTTTGATTTTGGCGTCGCTGACCGGACCGCCGCCGATATCGTAAACCACGTCCTTGATCTTGATACCGAGCGGCACTTCCACCAGGCCGGTGTTCCTGATTTTGCCGACCAGCGAGAAGATCTTCGTGCCGGTGTTGCCGGGGACGCCGATTTTAGCAAACTCTGCGCCGCCGCGGCTGACTATTACCGGGACATTGGCCAGGGTTTCAACGTTATTGATGCAGGTGGGATGACCGAAAATGCCGCGCTCGACAGGGTAAGGTGGGCGCTGGCGGGGCTCGCCGATCACTCCCTCGACTGATTTGATCAGGGCGGTTTCCTCGCCGCAGACAAACGCCCCGGCGCCGCGGACAATCTCGATGTCAAAATCCCGCCCCATGCCAAGGACGTTCTTGCCAAGCAGGCCAAGTGTGCGCGCCTGCTCAAGTGCTATCATGGCATGTTTGACGGCCAGAGGGTATTCGCTGCGCACATAGATGATGCCTCTGTTGGCGCCGATCGCCATCGAGGCGAGCATCATTCCTTCTATGATGGCGTGTGGGTTTCCTTCGAGCAAACTCCGATCCATGTAGGCTCCGGGGTCGCCTTCGTCAGCGTTACAAACGATGTACTTGATACCCCTGTCGTCTTTCGAAGCACGAGCCCGCTCCCACTTGATGCCGGTTGGGAACCCCGCGCCGCCGCGCCCGCGAATTCGCGAGTCTTTGACTTCTTTAATGATCCATTCAGGGTCGTTCTTCTCGAGAGCGATCTGGAGAGCCTCGTATCCGCCCTGCTCGATATAGCCGAGGATGCGGATGGGATCGAGTTTCTCGTTATTGCCGAGAATGGTGCGGGTTTGCTTCTTGAAGAACGGGATATCGTTCTGGTTGTGGAAGCGCTTCTTGTCGCGAGGCTGGTGATAGATGAGTTCATCCTCGACATAGCCGCCGATGGCTGCCGCAATCACCCGCGGCACATCCTCCATTTTGAGCTGCGGGTAGAGGTGCTTGCCCGGTTCCACCAGGATAAACGGGTCCATCTCGCAGAAGCCCTGACAACCGGTGATGCGAAGGGCGACCTTGTCGCGCAGGTCTTTCTCGATGATGTACCGTTTTATGATCCTGATAATGTCGTTCGAGCCGCTGGCCTGTCCTCCGGTGCCGGCACAAACTACCAGAGTCGGCATTTTGGCCTGGAAGGTCCGTTCGCTCAGGATGCGCTCGCGAAAGCCTATGAACTCTTCAAGGGACGCGAGTCTTTTCATGTAGTTATCTCCCTTACTGAAGGCTTGCTTGCTGTGTTAGTCAATGGCCACCCCGCCGAGATCGAGCATGTGGCCCCGGCAGCCGCGGCGCGAGCAGAGCTGCACGATTCCGCCGCCGCGGACAATCATCGGCACCATCGGGGCGCCGCAATCGCCGCATTTGGCGCCGCCGATAAGCTGCGCGTGGCAGTGCGGGCAGAAGAAGGTGGCAATCGTATCATGCGGAATCGGATGCAGCGATTCGACATTGTAGCTGCCGTAGAGACTGGAAAGCACCAGCCAGCCGTGCTTGTTTCCGAATGAAATGGTGACGCGGATGCCGGGGTGACCGTCGATCAGGAACTCCGGGTCCATCAGGTTGTGGTTGCAGCGCGGGCAGCTGACCTGGACCGGGAAGACTCTCTGGTCGGTGGTTACTTCGATAGTGTCGATACCGGCGCGGGCCTTGTCGAGAATGCCCTTTACTTTTGAGGTGGTCGTCTTGGGGAAGTAGTGTCCGTCGACCACCACCACCGGCCCAAGCGCACAGGCGCCGAGACAGTTGACAGTCTCAAGCGAGAATTCACGGTCCGGCGTGGTCTCACCGGCCCTGATCCCTAACTGCCGTTCGAGTTCTTCGGCTACCGCCGGGCCGCCGCGAACATGGCAGGCGGTGCCGAGACAGCAGGAGACCAGATGCTTGCCGCGCGGTTCGAGACTGAACGCGGTGTAGAAAGTGGCGACACCGTAGACGTCTACCAGTGACCGGCCGGTGCGTTTGGCGACTTCTTCGAGCGCTTCGCGCGGCAGGTAGCTGTAAACTGCCTGGATTTCTTCGAGAATCGAAATCAGCCCGCCGTGCCCGTTTTGGTGTTTTTCAAGGATGCCAGAAAGGGTGTCGGAAGTCATGGTTACCTTTCCATGTTTGATGTGCGGACGGTGACCGGCGCGGTAAGCCGGTTACACAGAAGCTGCCACACGGAATGCAGGCGGAGAACAGCCTCTGATAGCGTGTGACAAGGGCAAAACCGGTGCCATGGGTGGGCGGTGTGGCGATTGATTTCGCCGATGTGTGAAATCAAAAACTCGTTGTGATTAGGGTGTGATGCGATAAGCGATTATGGACTGTATAGTATACAAATATGGTCCATGAAGGTGTGCTTAGAGACCGTTCGTCCGGGTGCTGTGTGATGTTTGAAGCGGGGAAGTTCGTGCCACTGGGGAGAATTGCCCCGGACAGGACAATGTCGGGATGGGCGAAACTCGGAGACACGCTTGACGGACGCTGACGGTGTCATGCCGAAGTACGGTGTGGTAGGGAGTTGAAGTCGGAGTGCGAAAACACTTGACAGGAGCGCTCTTAGAATTAGTTTGTGTGAGGTTGACATGCGAGCGATGCGGTTGCTATGTCATCTCTGGAAGCTCACAATCTGTCTGGTAGCAACTTTGCCTGAGGGCAGAGACTTTGCTGTCTGACTAATCAGTCGCTACGAATAGCATTCATCACCAGGCCGTCGCTATCAAAAGCAGATCGAAATAGCCATGTAGTACCCCGGAGTCTCGAGTGACTACGGGGAGTCGAAATGGCAGGCTGGGTTCCGTCTTGTCGGCGAGCGCAGTTGTATATGCGGCGAACCGGATGAATAGCAGCCCGGTACCATCGGCAGTACTTACACATCAGGGCCCTTGGCGCTCTGATTGCACGAAATGAATTCAACAAAGCACAGAAGAATCACAAACGCATAACTCACACACAAGGAGAGACCAATGCTGCGCCCACCATTCCTTCAAACCTTGTTCGCCGCGGCTCTGACCGCGGCCAGTCCGGCCGTCTTTGCGACCGTCATAAACTATCAGGCACAACTGGTGGATATAGGCGGTCAACCGGTTGCTGACGGCGCTTACCCGGCGACTTTCAGTCTTTACGATGATCCGGTTGGAGGCACCCAGCTTTGGACCGAATCGAAGAGCGTCAGCGTGACTGCCGGCATGATGACTACAGAGTTGGGAAACGTGAATCCTATCGGAGTGAATGTCTTTGTGACGGAGAGCGGCGGCATCATTACGCCGTATCTTGAAATCACGTTTAACAGCGAGACGTTTACGCCCCGCGTTCGGTTGGGCGCCATTCCGAACGCCTACGTGTCGCAGTCCGTGCGGGGTGATTTCATATCCGGTCCGGGGTACATTACGATGACCTCGGCCGATTCAAAGATGGCGGGCTCGTCCCCACAGCAGTCTCGCACCAGTTCCAAGCTTCAATCAAGTGATCTCGTTTTCACTGGATACTACGAGTTGGATCCGGGTCGAATTCAGGA
The window above is part of the Candidatus Zixiibacteriota bacterium genome. Proteins encoded here:
- a CDS encoding 2Fe-2S iron-sulfur cluster-binding protein, which gives rise to MITLKINGLPVTVDKGTTILEAAKFIGFPIPTLCHMDGLTPYGACRLCLVEVGDEPNSRLVTSCTYPVQEGLKVRTASERVIRARKMTIELLLASCPQSKTIQDLASAHGVRQQRFRQEYEDCILCGLCVRMCKEQMMAGAIGFRARGHRRSVGTPFDIKSSVCRLCGGCIYVCPACQLRCTFSDPTKAICGGCANLEPPCIEKEQFHDMMCYMKPCVACEIRKESEVK
- a CDS encoding NADH-ubiquinone oxidoreductase-F iron-sulfur binding region domain-containing protein, encoding MKRLASLEEFIGFRERILSERTFQAKMPTLVVCAGTGGQASGSNDIIRIIKRYIIEKDLRDKVALRITGCQGFCEMDPFILVEPGKHLYPQLKMEDVPRVIAAAIGGYVEDELIYHQPRDKKRFHNQNDIPFFKKQTRTILGNNEKLDPIRILGYIEQGGYEALQIALEKNDPEWIIKEVKDSRIRGRGGAGFPTGIKWERARASKDDRGIKYIVCNADEGDPGAYMDRSLLEGNPHAIIEGMMLASMAIGANRGIIYVRSEYPLAVKHAMIALEQARTLGLLGKNVLGMGRDFDIEIVRGAGAFVCGEETALIKSVEGVIGEPRQRPPYPVERGIFGHPTCINNVETLANVPVIVSRGGAEFAKIGVPGNTGTKIFSLVGKIRNTGLVEVPLGIKIKDVVYDIGGGPVSDAKIKAVQTGGPSGGCIPASMFDLPITYDSLTAAGSIMGSGGMIVMDENTCMVDVARYFMKFLMDESCGKCFTCRKGTQRMYEILDDITKGNATLEHLDLLEELALVVRDSTMCGLGQSAPNPVLSTLRYFRHEYEEHIIEKRCRAYVCKDLVGAPCQTACPLGTQAWRYVAHIGRGEYDQAYTVIREANPFPSVCARVCHHPCESRCRAGTSGGDAIAIRALKRFITDRTEPSAYKPVRHTWPSGPAPRVAIIGSGPAGLTTAHYLSLKGCRVTVFESESKPGGMLTCAIPSYRLPRETIEKEIASLMDENIELRCNTSLGKEISVDSLFRDGYQAILLAMGAHKSKLLQVDNENVEGVFPSIEFLKAFNLGQKSQAKGKVGVIGGGNSAFDAARMALRQKDVEKVTILYRRTREEMPAFPEEIEAADQEGIEIITLVAPTRILSEKGRITGLECNRNELGEPDSSGRRRPVPIPGSEFTIPLDTLVVAIGEDSGIDCIGPAQSSGIDTTVRNTVRVDSKTMITNRPGVFAAGDVVTGPNTVVEAVAAGKKAAVMIARYLLKQEMAQPFAEPNVPDVYVEPLAAESAGMETRRVETPRASVEWRRRNFAEVEVSLSVDEASRESLRCLRCDLEFTKCKKAEPVATPEAVMGGKLS
- a CDS encoding NAD(P)H-dependent oxidoreductase subunit E codes for the protein MTSDTLSGILEKHQNGHGGLISILEEIQAVYSYLPREALEEVAKRTGRSLVDVYGVATFYTAFSLEPRGKHLVSCCLGTACHVRGGPAVAEELERQLGIRAGETTPDREFSLETVNCLGACALGPVVVVDGHYFPKTTTSKVKGILDKARAGIDTIEVTTDQRVFPVQVSCPRCNHNLMDPEFLIDGHPGIRVTISFGNKHGWLVLSSLYGSYNVESLHPIPHDTIATFFCPHCHAQLIGGAKCGDCGAPMVPMIVRGGGIVQLCSRRGCRGHMLDLGGVAID